The following are encoded together in the Streptomyces tsukubensis genome:
- a CDS encoding GAF domain-containing sensor histidine kinase: MTQGPQAGLYAVSSALLAMSRQLEMRDVLKTIVASARELLDAEYAALGVPDDHGGFAQFVVDGVSDEQWKAIGPLPRQHGILAAMLHEGRIERLADVREDPRFQRWPQAHPDMSDFLGMPVRYGDETIAALFLANKKDAKREGVCGFTAEDEELLMILAQHAAIALTNARLYERSRELTIAEERSRLAHELHDAVSQKLFSLRLTAQAASALVDRDPARAKGELKQVAALAAEAVDELRAAVVELRPAALDDDGLVATLRTQIRVLDRAHSARVTFSGGGIRALPAAQEEALLRVCQEALHNALRHSGAAHVDVALHRRGGGAVLRVGDDGSGFDPRAVRRAGRHLGLVSMRDRASGVGGALTVESGPGRGTTIEMEVPGG; this comes from the coding sequence CGCCCGCGAACTGCTCGACGCCGAATACGCGGCGCTCGGCGTCCCCGACGACCACGGTGGCTTCGCCCAGTTCGTGGTGGACGGCGTCAGCGACGAACAGTGGAAGGCCATCGGCCCCCTGCCACGCCAGCACGGCATCCTGGCCGCGATGCTCCACGAGGGGAGGATCGAGCGGCTCGCCGACGTCCGCGAGGACCCCCGTTTCCAGCGCTGGCCGCAGGCCCACCCGGACATGTCCGACTTCCTCGGGATGCCCGTGCGCTACGGCGACGAGACCATCGCCGCCCTCTTCCTCGCCAATAAGAAGGACGCGAAGCGGGAAGGGGTCTGCGGCTTCACCGCCGAGGACGAGGAACTGCTCATGATCCTCGCCCAGCACGCGGCCATCGCCCTCACCAACGCCAGGCTCTACGAGCGCAGCCGCGAGCTGACCATCGCCGAGGAACGCTCCCGCCTCGCCCATGAGCTGCACGACGCGGTCAGCCAGAAGCTCTTCTCGCTGCGGCTGACCGCACAGGCCGCCTCCGCGCTGGTCGACAGGGACCCGGCGCGCGCCAAGGGCGAACTCAAGCAGGTGGCGGCCCTCGCCGCCGAGGCCGTCGACGAGCTGCGGGCAGCGGTGGTCGAGCTGCGCCCGGCCGCCCTGGACGACGACGGCCTCGTGGCGACCCTGCGTACCCAGATCAGAGTCCTGGACCGGGCCCACTCCGCTCGGGTCACCTTCTCGGGCGGCGGCATCCGCGCCCTGCCCGCCGCCCAGGAGGAGGCGCTGCTACGGGTCTGCCAGGAGGCCCTGCACAACGCCCTGCGCCACTCCGGAGCCGCCCACGTGGACGTCGCACTCCACCGGCGGGGCGGCGGAGCCGTCCTCCGGGTCGGGGACGACGGCTCCGGTTTCGATCCCCGGGCCGTACGCAGGGCGGGGCGCCACCTCGGCCTCGTGTCGATGCGGGACAGGGCGAGCGGGGTGGGCGGAGCGCTCACCGTGGAATCGGGGCCCGGCAGGGGCACCACGATCGAGATGGAGGTCCCCGGTGGCTGA
- a CDS encoding response regulator: MAEQREPADGPVGAKRIRVLLVDDHQVVRRGLRTFLEVQDDIEVVGEASDGAEGVAGAQELKPDVVLMDIKMPGMDGVEALRTLRELENPARVLIVTSFTEQRTVIPALRAGATGYVYKDVDPDALAGAIRSVHAGHVLLQPEVAGVLLSQEGGTGQGRGGQLTERETEVLGLIADGRSNREIARALVLSEKTVKTHVSNILMKLDLSDRTQAALWAVRHGAGG; the protein is encoded by the coding sequence GTGGCTGAGCAGAGGGAACCGGCGGACGGGCCCGTGGGGGCCAAGCGCATCAGGGTGCTGCTCGTCGACGACCACCAGGTGGTCAGGAGGGGGCTGCGTACCTTCCTCGAAGTGCAGGACGACATCGAGGTGGTCGGTGAGGCGTCGGACGGGGCCGAGGGCGTCGCGGGCGCGCAGGAGCTGAAGCCGGACGTCGTCCTGATGGACATCAAGATGCCGGGCATGGACGGTGTCGAGGCCCTGCGCACCCTGCGCGAGCTGGAGAATCCGGCCCGCGTACTGATCGTCACCAGCTTCACGGAGCAGCGCACGGTCATCCCCGCCCTGCGCGCGGGCGCCACGGGCTACGTGTACAAGGACGTCGACCCCGACGCGCTGGCCGGCGCCATCCGCTCCGTCCACGCGGGGCACGTCCTGCTCCAGCCGGAGGTCGCGGGTGTCCTGCTCTCCCAGGAGGGTGGTACGGGTCAGGGGAGGGGCGGCCAGCTCACCGAGCGGGAGACCGAAGTGCTCGGCCTGATCGCCGACGGGCGCTCCAACAGGGAGATCGCCCGCGCGCTGGTCCTCTCGGAGAAGACGGTCAAGACCCATGTGTCGAACATCCTGATGAAACTGGACCTCTCCGACCGCACCCAGGCCGCCCTGTGGGCCGTACGGCACGGGGCGGGCGGCTGA
- a CDS encoding chaplin has protein sequence MKNLKKAAAVTMMAGGLVAAGAGMASATDGAHATGAATHSPGVGSGNLAQVPVNVPVNAVGNTVNVIGVLNPAFGNLGLNH, from the coding sequence GTGAAGAACCTGAAGAAGGCCGCAGCCGTCACGATGATGGCCGGTGGACTCGTCGCCGCCGGTGCCGGGATGGCCTCGGCCACCGACGGCGCGCACGCGACCGGTGCGGCCACCCACTCGCCCGGCGTCGGCTCGGGCAACCTGGCCCAGGTCCCGGTGAACGTCCCGGTGAACGCCGTCGGCAACACCGTGAACGTCATCGGTGTACTGAACCCCGCCTTCGGCAACCTCGGTCTCAACCACTGA